From Halichoerus grypus chromosome 6, mHalGry1.hap1.1, whole genome shotgun sequence, one genomic window encodes:
- the UBFD1 gene encoding ubiquitin domain-containing protein UBFD1 isoform X1 produces the protein MAAAGAPDGMEEPGMDTEAETVATEAPARPLNCVEAETAAGAAAEDSCAARGSLQPAPAQPPGDSAAQASVSNGEDAGGGAGRELVDLKIIWNKTKHDVKFPLDSTGSELKQKIHSITGLPPAMQKVMYKGLVPEDKTLREIKVTSGAKIMVVGSTINDVLAVNTPKDAAQQDAKAEENKKEPLCRQKQHRKVLDKGKPEDVMPSVKGAQERLPTVPLSGMYNKSGGKVRLTFKLEQDQLWIGTKERTEKLPMGSIKNVVSEPIEGHEDYHMMSRWSIVLQSSVNLLERSRALAPDPVCMETLLGALGRAEVDSTRSHWEKYWT, from the exons ATGGCGGCGGCCGGAGCCCCGGATG GCATGGAGGAACCTGGCATGGACACGGAGGCCGAGACGGTGGCGACCGAGGCCCCCGCGCGGCCCCTGAACTGCGTGGAGGCCGAAaccgcggcgggggcggcggccgAGGACTCTTGCGCGGCGCGAGGTAGCCTGCAGCCGGCGCCGGCCCAGCCCCCTGGGGACTCTGCGGCCCAGGCCTCGGTCAGCAACGGCGAGGAcgcgggcggcggcgcgggcaGGGAGCTGGTGGACTTGAAGATCATCTGGAATAAGACTAAGCACGACGTGAAGTTTCCCTTGGATAGCACAGGCTCCGAACTAAAACAGAAGATTCACTCGATTACAG GTCTCCCTCCTGCCATGCAGAAAGTCATGTATAAGGGACTCGTCCCTGAGGATAAGACGTTGAGAGAAATAAAAGTGACCAGCGGAGCCAAGATCATGGTGGTTGGCTCCACGATAAATGATGTTTTAGCCGTAAACACACCCAAAGATGCTGCCCAGCAGGATGCAAAGGCCGAAGAGAACAAGAAGGAACCACTCTGCAGGCAGAAA CAACACAGGAAAGTGTTGGATAAAGGAAAACCCGAAGATGTGATGCCATCTGTTAAGGGTGCCCAG GAGCGCCTGCCAACGGTACCCTTATCCGGCATGTACAACAAATCCGGAGGCAAAGTGAGACTCACCTTCAAGCTGGAACAAGACCAGCTGTGGATCGGCACTAAAG AGCGGACTGAGAAATTGCCCATGGGCTCCATTAAAAATGTGGTCAGTGAACCTATCGAAGGACATGAAGACTACCACATGATG AGCCGTTGGAGTATTGTTTTACAGAGCTCAGTAAATTTGCTAGAACGATCTCGAGCTCTGGCTCCTGACCCTGTCTGCATGGAGACCTTGCTGGGAGCCCTCGGGAGAGCAGAGGTGGACAGCACCAGAAGCCACTGGGAGAAGTATTGGACTTAG
- the UBFD1 gene encoding ubiquitin domain-containing protein UBFD1 isoform X5, protein MAAAGAPDGMEEPGMDTEAETVATEAPARPLNCVEAETAAGAAAEDSCAARGSLQPAPAQPPGDSAAQASVSNGEDAGGGAGRELVDLKIIWNKTKHDVKFPLDSTGSELKQKIHSITGLPPAMQKVMYKGLVPEDKTLREIKVTSGAKIMVVGSTINDVLAVNTPKDAAQQDAKAEENKKEPLCRQKQHRKVLDKGKPEDVMPSVKGAQERLPTVPLSGMYNKSGGKVRLTFKLEQDQLWIGTKEPLEYCFTELSKFARTISSSGS, encoded by the exons ATGGCGGCGGCCGGAGCCCCGGATG GCATGGAGGAACCTGGCATGGACACGGAGGCCGAGACGGTGGCGACCGAGGCCCCCGCGCGGCCCCTGAACTGCGTGGAGGCCGAAaccgcggcgggggcggcggccgAGGACTCTTGCGCGGCGCGAGGTAGCCTGCAGCCGGCGCCGGCCCAGCCCCCTGGGGACTCTGCGGCCCAGGCCTCGGTCAGCAACGGCGAGGAcgcgggcggcggcgcgggcaGGGAGCTGGTGGACTTGAAGATCATCTGGAATAAGACTAAGCACGACGTGAAGTTTCCCTTGGATAGCACAGGCTCCGAACTAAAACAGAAGATTCACTCGATTACAG GTCTCCCTCCTGCCATGCAGAAAGTCATGTATAAGGGACTCGTCCCTGAGGATAAGACGTTGAGAGAAATAAAAGTGACCAGCGGAGCCAAGATCATGGTGGTTGGCTCCACGATAAATGATGTTTTAGCCGTAAACACACCCAAAGATGCTGCCCAGCAGGATGCAAAGGCCGAAGAGAACAAGAAGGAACCACTCTGCAGGCAGAAA CAACACAGGAAAGTGTTGGATAAAGGAAAACCCGAAGATGTGATGCCATCTGTTAAGGGTGCCCAG GAGCGCCTGCCAACGGTACCCTTATCCGGCATGTACAACAAATCCGGAGGCAAAGTGAGACTCACCTTCAAGCTGGAACAAGACCAGCTGTGGATCGGCACTAAAG AGCCGTTGGAGTATTGTTTTACAGAGCTCAGTAAATTTGCTAGAACGATCTCGAGCTCTGGCTCCTGA
- the UBFD1 gene encoding ubiquitin domain-containing protein UBFD1 isoform X4: MAAAGAPDGMEEPGMDTEAETVATEAPARPLNCVEAETAAGAAAEDSCAARGSLQPAPAQPPGDSAAQASVSNGEDAGGGAGRELVDLKIIWNKTKHDVKFPLDSTGSELKQKIHSITGLPPAMQKVMYKGLVPEDKTLREIKVTSGAKIMVVGSTINDVLAVNTPKDAAQQDAKAEENKKEPLCRQKQHRKVLDKGKPEDVMPSVKGAQERLPTVPLSGMYNKSGGKVRLTFKLEQDQLWIGTKGVSVGPHGSLLLLGVLGPNSICGCNQRHCAGEVAVFLKALSPLAQETDPK, translated from the exons ATGGCGGCGGCCGGAGCCCCGGATG GCATGGAGGAACCTGGCATGGACACGGAGGCCGAGACGGTGGCGACCGAGGCCCCCGCGCGGCCCCTGAACTGCGTGGAGGCCGAAaccgcggcgggggcggcggccgAGGACTCTTGCGCGGCGCGAGGTAGCCTGCAGCCGGCGCCGGCCCAGCCCCCTGGGGACTCTGCGGCCCAGGCCTCGGTCAGCAACGGCGAGGAcgcgggcggcggcgcgggcaGGGAGCTGGTGGACTTGAAGATCATCTGGAATAAGACTAAGCACGACGTGAAGTTTCCCTTGGATAGCACAGGCTCCGAACTAAAACAGAAGATTCACTCGATTACAG GTCTCCCTCCTGCCATGCAGAAAGTCATGTATAAGGGACTCGTCCCTGAGGATAAGACGTTGAGAGAAATAAAAGTGACCAGCGGAGCCAAGATCATGGTGGTTGGCTCCACGATAAATGATGTTTTAGCCGTAAACACACCCAAAGATGCTGCCCAGCAGGATGCAAAGGCCGAAGAGAACAAGAAGGAACCACTCTGCAGGCAGAAA CAACACAGGAAAGTGTTGGATAAAGGAAAACCCGAAGATGTGATGCCATCTGTTAAGGGTGCCCAG GAGCGCCTGCCAACGGTACCCTTATCCGGCATGTACAACAAATCCGGAGGCAAAGTGAGACTCACCTTCAAGCTGGAACAAGACCAGCTGTGGATCGGCACTAAAG gCGTTTCAGTTGGGCCCCACGGAAGCCTCTTACTACTGGGTGTACTGGGTCCCAACTCAATATGTGGATGCAATCAAAGACACTGTGCTGGGGAAGTGGCAGTATTTTTGAAAGCACTTTCACCTCTGGCCCAGGAGACTGACCCAAAGTGA
- the UBFD1 gene encoding ubiquitin domain-containing protein UBFD1 isoform X2, whose amino-acid sequence MAAAGAPDGMEEPGMDTEAETVATEAPARPLNCVEAETAAGAAAEDSCAARGSLQPAPAQPPGDSAAQASVSNGEDAGGGAGRELVDLKIIWNKTKHDVKFPLDSTGSELKQKIHSITGLPPAMQKVMYKGLVPEDKTLREIKVTSGAKIMVVGSTINDVLAVNTPKDAAQQDAKAEENKKEPLCRQKQHRKVLDKGKPEDVMPSVKGAQERLPTVPLSGMYNKSGGKVRLTFKLEQDQLWIGTKERTEKLPMGSIKNVVSEPIEGHEDYHMMAFQLGPTEASYYWVYWVPTQYVDAIKDTVLGKWQYF is encoded by the exons ATGGCGGCGGCCGGAGCCCCGGATG GCATGGAGGAACCTGGCATGGACACGGAGGCCGAGACGGTGGCGACCGAGGCCCCCGCGCGGCCCCTGAACTGCGTGGAGGCCGAAaccgcggcgggggcggcggccgAGGACTCTTGCGCGGCGCGAGGTAGCCTGCAGCCGGCGCCGGCCCAGCCCCCTGGGGACTCTGCGGCCCAGGCCTCGGTCAGCAACGGCGAGGAcgcgggcggcggcgcgggcaGGGAGCTGGTGGACTTGAAGATCATCTGGAATAAGACTAAGCACGACGTGAAGTTTCCCTTGGATAGCACAGGCTCCGAACTAAAACAGAAGATTCACTCGATTACAG GTCTCCCTCCTGCCATGCAGAAAGTCATGTATAAGGGACTCGTCCCTGAGGATAAGACGTTGAGAGAAATAAAAGTGACCAGCGGAGCCAAGATCATGGTGGTTGGCTCCACGATAAATGATGTTTTAGCCGTAAACACACCCAAAGATGCTGCCCAGCAGGATGCAAAGGCCGAAGAGAACAAGAAGGAACCACTCTGCAGGCAGAAA CAACACAGGAAAGTGTTGGATAAAGGAAAACCCGAAGATGTGATGCCATCTGTTAAGGGTGCCCAG GAGCGCCTGCCAACGGTACCCTTATCCGGCATGTACAACAAATCCGGAGGCAAAGTGAGACTCACCTTCAAGCTGGAACAAGACCAGCTGTGGATCGGCACTAAAG AGCGGACTGAGAAATTGCCCATGGGCTCCATTAAAAATGTGGTCAGTGAACCTATCGAAGGACATGAAGACTACCACATGATG gCGTTTCAGTTGGGCCCCACGGAAGCCTCTTACTACTGGGTGTACTGGGTCCCAACTCAATATGTGGATGCAATCAAAGACACTGTGCTGGGGAAGTGGCAGTATTTTTGA
- the UBFD1 gene encoding ubiquitin domain-containing protein UBFD1 isoform X3 translates to MAAAGAPDGMEEPGMDTEAETVATEAPARPLNCVEAETAAGAAAEDSCAARGSLQPAPAQPPGDSAAQASVSNGEDAGGGAGRELVDLKIIWNKTKHDVKFPLDSTGSELKQKIHSITGLPPAMQKVMYKGLVPEDKTLREIKVTSGAKIMVVGSTINDVLAVNTPKDAAQQDAKAEENKKEPLCRQKQHRKVLDKGKPEDVMPSVKGAQERLPTVPLSGMYNKSGGKVRLTFKLEQDQLWIGTKDSRREPNMPNSPGSGQHCRYSVFESGLRNCPWAPLKMWSVNLSKDMKTTT, encoded by the exons ATGGCGGCGGCCGGAGCCCCGGATG GCATGGAGGAACCTGGCATGGACACGGAGGCCGAGACGGTGGCGACCGAGGCCCCCGCGCGGCCCCTGAACTGCGTGGAGGCCGAAaccgcggcgggggcggcggccgAGGACTCTTGCGCGGCGCGAGGTAGCCTGCAGCCGGCGCCGGCCCAGCCCCCTGGGGACTCTGCGGCCCAGGCCTCGGTCAGCAACGGCGAGGAcgcgggcggcggcgcgggcaGGGAGCTGGTGGACTTGAAGATCATCTGGAATAAGACTAAGCACGACGTGAAGTTTCCCTTGGATAGCACAGGCTCCGAACTAAAACAGAAGATTCACTCGATTACAG GTCTCCCTCCTGCCATGCAGAAAGTCATGTATAAGGGACTCGTCCCTGAGGATAAGACGTTGAGAGAAATAAAAGTGACCAGCGGAGCCAAGATCATGGTGGTTGGCTCCACGATAAATGATGTTTTAGCCGTAAACACACCCAAAGATGCTGCCCAGCAGGATGCAAAGGCCGAAGAGAACAAGAAGGAACCACTCTGCAGGCAGAAA CAACACAGGAAAGTGTTGGATAAAGGAAAACCCGAAGATGTGATGCCATCTGTTAAGGGTGCCCAG GAGCGCCTGCCAACGGTACCCTTATCCGGCATGTACAACAAATCCGGAGGCAAAGTGAGACTCACCTTCAAGCTGGAACAAGACCAGCTGTGGATCGGCACTAAAG ATTCCCGGAGGGAACCGAACATGCCTAATTCACCTGGTTCTGGCCAGCACTGTAGGTATTCAGTGTTCGAG AGCGGACTGAGAAATTGCCCATGGGCTCCATTAAAAATGTGGTCAGTGAACCTATCGAAGGACATGAAGACTACCACATGA